From Pristiophorus japonicus isolate sPriJap1 chromosome 7, sPriJap1.hap1, whole genome shotgun sequence, one genomic window encodes:
- the LOC139266999 gene encoding histone H1.5-like, with the protein MTDTAAAETAPPATAAAQTKAPRSGPAAPKLGEQILKVVAYGSDRKEMSLAAIKEALATKGADVEKRGSQIRFSIKKNVTHGSLKQIKGPGTSGSLTVAQKETSGKVGRKVKKSPAKQTSTKKATGAKVKAAKKVEKPRVKATPESAKTKKAAANK; encoded by the coding sequence ATGACCGACACTGCAGCCGCCGAAACCGCTCCTCCTGCCACcgccgccgctcaaaccaaggctccccGCTCCGGGCCAGCCGCTCCCAAGTtgggcgaacagatcctcaaggttgtggcctATGGCAGTGATCGCAAGGAGatgtccctggccgcgataaagGAGGCTCTGGCGACCAAAGGCGCCGATGTGGAGAAGCGTgggtcccagatcaggttcagtatcaagaaGAATGTGACACATGGttccctgaagcagatcaagggccCGGGCACCTCGGGCTCCCTCACAGTCGCTCAGAAAGAAACCTCggggaaagtgggaaggaaggtgaagaaatctccagccaagcaAACCAGCACCAAGAAGGCCACAGGCGCAAAGgtgaaggcggccaaaaaggtggaGAAACCGAGGGTCAAGGCCACGCCCGAATCAGCAAAGACCAAGAAAGCAGCGGCCAACAAGTAA